Proteins encoded within one genomic window of Hermetia illucens chromosome 2, iHerIll2.2.curated.20191125, whole genome shotgun sequence:
- the LOC119648942 gene encoding chymotrypsin BI-like isoform X1: MRTLVVALLVAAVACASDPVDWDNVQFMDVYPPGFGKVLPGDFIDRIVGGKTAKEGEFPYQVGLLLDVSGGQAWCGGSLIEKRWVLTAAHCVDGVSAATVYLGSVEIKKDEKSRQTIRVTKSHFHIHSGWNSKTLINDIALIELTEDARLGADIKLIKLPSDSEAKKTFVGDTVVASGWGRPSDSASAVSEVLRYTDLKVITETECKKYFGSSARSTNICTSGADKKSTCNGDSGGPLAYGSGDNRVVIGLTSYGSASGCEKGYPAVFTRVGSYLDWIKARVH, translated from the exons atgaggacTCTTGTTGTAGCACTTTTGGTGGCCGCCGTGGCCTGCGCCTCCGATCCCGTCGATTGGGATAATGTCCAATTCATGGATGTTTACCCACCCGGATTTGGCAAGGTTTTGCCCGGTGATTTCATTGATCGTATTGTTGGTGGCAAGACTGCCAAAGAAGGTGAATTCCCCTACCAAGTCGGTCTTCTCTTGGACGTTTCTGGAGGACAAGCCTGGTGCGGTGGTTCATTGATTGAAAAACGTTGGGTTCTCACTGCTGCCCATTGCGTCGATGGAGTCTCAGCCGCGACCGTCTACTTGGGATCTGTTGAAATCAAGAAGGACGAAAAGTCTCGTCAAACCATCCGTGTTACCAAGTCTCACTTCCACATCCACAGTGGCTGGAACAGCAAGACTCTCATCAACGATATTGCTTTGATCGAATTGACTGAAGATGCTCGTTTGGGCG CTGACATTAAGCTCATCAAGCTTCCATCAGACAGCGAAGCCAAGAAAACTTTCGTAGGAGACACCGTTGTTGCTTCTGGATGGGGACGTCCTTCTGATT CCGCCAGTGCCGTATCTGAAGTCCTCCGTTACACCGACCTTAAGGTCATCACTGAAACCGAATGTAAGAAATACTTCGGAAGCTCTGCCCGAAGCACCAACATTTGCACCAGTGGAGCTGATAAGAAGTCCACCTGCAACGGAGATTCCGGTGGTCCATTGGCTTATGGCTCAGGTGACAACCGTGTCGTCATTGGTTTGACCTCCTACGGAAGTGCCAGTGGATGCGAGAAGGGATACCCAGCTGTATTCACCCGTGTTGGATCCTACTTGGATTGGATCAAGGCACGCGTTCATTAA
- the LOC119649697 gene encoding chymotrypsin BI-like → MRTLVVALLVAAVACASDPVDWDNVQFMDVYPPGFGKVLPGDFIDRIVGGKTAKEGEFPYQVGLLLDVSGGQAWCGGSLIEKRWVLTAAHCVDGVSAATVYLGSVEIKKDEKSRQTIRVTKSHFHIHSGWNSKTLINDIALIELTEDARLGADIKLIKLPSDSEAKKTFVGDTVVASGWGRPSDSATAVSEVLRYTDLKVITETECKKYFGSSARSTNICTSGADKKSTCNGDSGGPLAYGSGDNRVVIGLTSYGSASGCEKGYPAVFTRVGSYLDWIKARVH, encoded by the exons atgaggacTCTTGTTGTAGCACTTTTGGTGGCCGCCGTGGCCTGCGCCTCCGATCCCGTCGATTGGGATAATGTCCAATTCATGGATGTTTACCCACCCGGTTTTGGCAAGGTTTTGCCCGGTGATTTCATTGATCGTATTGTTGGTGGCAAGACTGCCAAAGAAGGTGAATTCCCCTACCAAGTCGGTCTTCTCTTGGACGTTTCTGGAGGACAAGCCTGGTGCGGTGGTTCATTGATTGAAAAACGTTGGGTTCTCACTGCTGCCCATTGCGTCGATGGAGTCTCAGCCGCCACCGTCTACTTGGGATCAGTTGAAATCAAGAAGGACGAAAAGTCTCGTCAAACCATCCGTGTTACCAAGTCTCACTTCCACATCCACAGTGGCTGGAACAGCAAGACTCTCATCAACGATATTGCTTTGATCGAATTGACTGAAGATGCTCGTTTGGGCG CTGACATTAAGCTCATCAAGCTTCCATCAGACAGCGAAGCCAAGAAAACTTTCGTAGGAGACACCGTTGTTGCTTCTGGATGGGGACGTCCTTCTGATT CCGCCACTGCCGTATCTGAAGTTCTTCGTTACACTGACCTTAAGGTCATCACTGAAACCGAATGCAAGAAATACTTCGGAAGCTCTGCCCGAAGCACCAACATTTGCACCAGTGGAGCTGATAAGAAGTCCACCTGCAACGGAGATTCCGGTGGTCCATTGGCTTATGGCTCAGGTGACAACCGTGTCGTCATTGGTTTGACCTCCTACGGAAGTGCCAGTGGATGCGAGAAGGGATACCCAGCTGTATTCACCCGTGTTGGATCCTACTTGGATTGGATCAAGGCACGTGTTCATTAA
- the LOC119648942 gene encoding chymotrypsin BI-like isoform X2, whose protein sequence is MRTLVVALLVAAVACASDPVDWDNVQFMDVYPPGFGKVLPGDFIDRIVGGKTAKEGEFPYQVGLLLDVSGGQAWCGGSLIEKRWVLTAAHCVDGVSAATVYLGSVEIKKDEKSRQTIRVTKSHFHIHSGWNSKTLINDIALIELTEDARLGADIKLIKLPSDSEAKKTFVGDTVVASGWGRPSDSASAVSEVLRYTDLKVITETECKKYFGSSARSTNICTSGADKKSTCNGDSGGPLAYGSGDNRVVIGLTSYGSASGCEKGYPAVFTRVGSYLDWIKARV, encoded by the exons atgaggacTCTTGTTGTAGCACTTTTGGTGGCCGCCGTGGCCTGCGCCTCCGATCCCGTCGATTGGGATAATGTCCAATTCATGGATGTTTACCCACCCGGATTTGGCAAGGTTTTGCCCGGTGATTTCATTGATCGTATTGTTGGTGGCAAGACTGCCAAAGAAGGTGAATTCCCCTACCAAGTCGGTCTTCTCTTGGACGTTTCTGGAGGACAAGCCTGGTGCGGTGGTTCATTGATTGAAAAACGTTGGGTTCTCACTGCTGCCCATTGCGTCGATGGAGTCTCAGCCGCGACCGTCTACTTGGGATCTGTTGAAATCAAGAAGGACGAAAAGTCTCGTCAAACCATCCGTGTTACCAAGTCTCACTTCCACATCCACAGTGGCTGGAACAGCAAGACTCTCATCAACGATATTGCTTTGATCGAATTGACTGAAGATGCTCGTTTGGGCG CTGACATTAAGCTCATCAAGCTTCCATCAGACAGCGAAGCCAAGAAAACTTTCGTAGGAGACACCGTTGTTGCTTCTGGATGGGGACGTCCTTCTGATT CCGCCAGTGCCGTATCTGAAGTCCTCCGTTACACCGACCTTAAGGTCATCACTGAAACCGAATGTAAGAAATACTTCGGAAGCTCTGCCCGAAGCACCAACATTTGCACCAGTGGAGCTGATAAGAAGTCCACCTGCAACGGAGATTCCGGTGGTCCATTGGCTTATGGCTCAGGTGACAACCGTGTCGTCATTGGTTTGACCTCCTACGGAAGTGCCAGTGGATGCGAGAAGGGATACCCAGCTGTATTCACCCGTGTTGGATCCTACTTGGATTGGATCAAG